Proteins encoded within one genomic window of Acidovorax sp. 107:
- the icd gene encoding NADP-dependent isocitrate dehydrogenase produces MTTYQHIVVPAEGQKITVNADMSLNVPDEPIIPFIEGDGTGLDITPVMIKVVDAAVAKAYGGKKKIHWMEVYAGEKSTKVYGPDVWLPDETLQVLREYVVSIKGPLTTPVGGGIRSLNVALRQELDLYVCLRPVQYFKGVPSPLKEPEKTNMVIFRENSEDIYAGIEFEAESDKAKKLIKFLQDEMGVKKIRFPNTSGLGVKPVSIEGTERLVRKAIQYAIDNDKPSVTIVHKGNIMKFTEGGFRDWAYALAQKEFGAELIDGGPWCKLKNPKTGKDITVKDSIADAFLQQILLRPAEYSVVATLNLNGDYISDALAAQVGGIGIAPGANMSDSVACFEATHGTAPKYAGKDYVNPGSEILSAEMMLRHMGWTAAADLIIRSLEKSIASKKVTYDFARLMDGATQVSCSGFGQVMIDNM; encoded by the coding sequence ATGACCACTTACCAGCACATCGTGGTGCCTGCCGAAGGCCAGAAAATCACCGTCAACGCCGACATGTCCCTGAATGTGCCGGACGAGCCCATCATTCCGTTCATCGAAGGAGACGGTACCGGCCTCGACATCACGCCCGTCATGATCAAGGTGGTGGACGCCGCCGTGGCCAAGGCCTATGGCGGCAAGAAGAAGATCCACTGGATGGAGGTGTATGCAGGCGAAAAGTCCACCAAGGTGTATGGCCCCGACGTGTGGCTGCCCGACGAAACCCTGCAGGTGCTGCGCGAGTACGTAGTCTCCATCAAGGGGCCGCTCACCACGCCGGTGGGCGGCGGCATCCGTTCGCTGAACGTGGCGCTGCGCCAAGAGCTGGACCTGTACGTCTGCCTGCGCCCTGTGCAGTACTTCAAGGGCGTGCCCTCACCGCTGAAAGAGCCTGAAAAGACCAATATGGTGATCTTCCGCGAGAACTCGGAAGACATCTACGCCGGCATCGAGTTCGAGGCCGAGTCGGACAAGGCGAAAAAGCTCATCAAGTTCCTGCAGGACGAGATGGGCGTGAAGAAGATCCGCTTCCCCAACACGTCCGGCCTGGGGGTGAAGCCGGTCTCCATCGAGGGCACCGAGCGCCTGGTGCGCAAGGCCATCCAGTACGCCATCGACAACGACAAGCCCAGCGTGACCATCGTGCACAAGGGCAACATCATGAAGTTCACCGAAGGCGGCTTCCGCGACTGGGCCTACGCGCTGGCGCAGAAGGAGTTTGGCGCCGAACTGATCGATGGCGGCCCTTGGTGCAAGCTCAAGAACCCCAAGACGGGCAAGGACATCACCGTCAAGGACAGCATTGCCGACGCCTTCCTGCAGCAAATTCTGCTGCGCCCGGCCGAGTATTCGGTGGTGGCCACGCTCAACCTCAACGGCGACTACATCTCCGATGCACTGGCTGCGCAGGTAGGGGGCATCGGCATTGCTCCAGGCGCCAACATGTCCGACTCGGTAGCGTGTTTTGAAGCCACGCATGGCACGGCGCCCAAGTACGCCGGCAAGGACTACGTCAACCCTGGCTCCGAAATTCTTTCGGCCGAGATGATGCTGCGCCACATGGGCTGGACCGCCGCCGCCGACCTGATCATCCGCTCGTTGGAGAAATCGATTGCCTCCAAAAAAGTGACCTACGACTTTGCCCGCCTGATGGACGGCGCCACGCAGGTGAGCTGCTCAGGCTTTGGCCAGGTGATGATCGACAACATGTAG
- a CDS encoding DUF192 domain-containing protein: MVYALAASAGIAQAQEGPQMNLRRVDLNAGMHRIDAQVALTPQERQTGLMHRKEMPAHEGMLFVFEQPSQQCFWMKNTLLPLTAAFIADDGTIVNLEDMKPQTLDSHCSTKPVRYVLEMNQGWFAKKGIKAGAKLGGTPFARQ; the protein is encoded by the coding sequence ATGGTCTATGCACTGGCGGCATCTGCTGGCATCGCGCAGGCACAGGAAGGCCCGCAGATGAACCTGCGGCGCGTGGATCTGAACGCCGGCATGCACCGCATCGATGCCCAGGTCGCCCTCACCCCGCAAGAACGCCAGACCGGCCTGATGCACCGCAAGGAAATGCCCGCGCACGAGGGCATGCTGTTTGTGTTCGAACAGCCGTCCCAGCAGTGCTTCTGGATGAAGAACACCTTGCTGCCGCTCACGGCGGCCTTCATTGCCGATGACGGCACCATCGTGAACCTGGAAGACATGAAGCCCCAGACGCTGGATTCGCACTGCTCCACCAAGCCCGTGCGCTACGTGCTGGAGATGAACCAGGGCTGGTTTGCCAAGAAGGGGATCAAGGCCGGGGCCAAACTCGGCGGGACTCCGTTTGCCCGGCAGTAA
- a CDS encoding superoxide dismutase, which produces MEHTLPPLPYAIDALAPHYSQETLEYHHGKHHNAYVVNLNNLQKGTEFEAMTLEEIVKKASGGIYNNAAQIWNHTFFWSCMAPQGGGEPSGALATAINAKWGSYAAFKEAFVKSAVGNFGSGWTWLVKKADGSVDIVNTGAAGTPLTTADKALLTVDVWEHAYYIDYRNMRPKFVETFLDKLVNWKFAEANFA; this is translated from the coding sequence ATGGAACACACCCTTCCCCCGCTGCCCTACGCCATCGACGCCCTGGCCCCGCACTACAGCCAGGAAACCCTGGAGTACCACCACGGCAAGCACCACAACGCCTACGTGGTGAACCTCAACAACCTGCAAAAGGGCACCGAGTTTGAAGCCATGACGCTCGAAGAGATCGTCAAGAAGGCCAGCGGCGGCATCTACAACAACGCTGCGCAAATCTGGAACCACACCTTCTTCTGGAGCTGCATGGCTCCCCAGGGTGGCGGTGAGCCTTCGGGCGCGCTGGCTACGGCCATCAATGCCAAATGGGGCAGCTACGCCGCCTTCAAGGAAGCCTTTGTGAAGTCCGCCGTGGGCAACTTCGGTTCGGGCTGGACCTGGCTGGTGAAGAAGGCCGACGGCAGCGTGGACATCGTCAACACCGGCGCCGCCGGCACGCCCCTGACCACGGCCGACAAGGCCCTGCTGACGGTGGACGTGTGGGAACACGCGTACTACATCGACTACCGCAACATGCGTCCCAAGTTCGTCGAGACCTTCCTCGACAAGCTGGTGAACTGGAAGTTTGCCGAAGCCAACTTCGCCTGA